One genomic window of Mercenaria mercenaria strain notata chromosome 2, MADL_Memer_1, whole genome shotgun sequence includes the following:
- the LOC128549620 gene encoding uncharacterized protein LOC128549620, whose product MTVYQPLRILQAKKPLSPNDGQTGMDLNIFLRWQGSMSSKKGTNRPCSISYWTAGVTFTKWPTISNSKLVARVTQQNILNPADGYSSSASFTFDERLTGNAYIFVYTDIGGYIVENNTTNNVLRSSSSIEVKLTPPPDLEVTSIRYPGPRVYSGSNVQLTWTVVNAGEGPTKDTSWWDRVWWSQSQDLGFGAKYFSTTRHDGNIAQNGNYTQSISIKIPEFISGEFYVIIETDVYNHVFENFGENNNLLAKKVQVLLTPPPDLEVQSINVSESWVTGNTVTISWTVQNSGNDSPLSQMYWQDRVKLVSRERQLNYIEKVNGLQPLENYRQNVSVVLPFSIYGNVAFRLVVDNIYKSTRDPSTTNNIFTLSDVEVKLRAADLTPSDNIQINEYILAGKPILVNYRVFHKSNQDKPKM is encoded by the exons ATGACGGTATATCAACCACTAAGAATACTTCAAGCTAAGAAACCATTATCTCCAAATGATGGACAAACAGGAATGGACTTGAACATCTTTTTACGCTGGCAAGGATCGATGTCCagtaaaaa GGGGACGAATCGCCCTTGCAGTATAAGTTACTGGACAGCTGGTGTCACCTTTACCAAGTGGCCGACAATATCGAATTCGAAACTTGTGGCAAGAGTTACccagcaaaatattttgaatccTGCTGATGGTTATTCATCCTCTGCATCATTTACATTTGATGAAAGACTAACCGGCAACgcttatatatttgtatatactgATATAGGAGGGTATATTGTTgaaaataacacaacaaataaTGTGCTACGCAGTTCATCATCCATAGAAGTAAAACTAACACCACCTCCTGATCTTGAAGTAACATCAATACGTTACCCAGGACCACGTGTCTACTCag GATCTAATGTACAGTTGACATGGACAGTTGTTAACGCAGGAGAAGGTCCCACAAAGGACACTTCGTGGTGGGATAGAGTTTGGTGGTCTCAAAGTCAAGACCTTG GATTTGgcgcaaaatatttttcaaccaCACGACACGATGGGAACATAGCACAGAATGGAAATTACACTCAGTCAATATCGATAAAAATACCGGAATTTATTTCTGGAGAATTTTATGTGATCATAGAAACGGATGTTTATAATCATGTGTTTGAAAATTTTGGAGAGAATAACAATCTACTAGCAAAGAAG GTACAAGTGCTTCTTACTCCTCCGCCTGACCTTGAGGTGCAGTCGATAAATGTGTCGGAAAGCTGGGTAACTGGTAACACTGTTACTATCTCATGGACGGTTCAAAATTCCGGAAATGACTCGCCGCTGTCACAGATGTATTGGCAAGACAGAGTG AAATTGGTTTCGAGAGAAAGGCAATTG AACTATATTGAGAAAGTTAATGGCCTTCAGCCGCTTGAAAATTACAGACAAAATGTTTCTGTAGTTCTTCCATTCAGTATTTATGGAAATGTAGCATTCAGACTTGTAGTAGATAACATATATAAATCGACTAGAGATCCATCGACAACTAATAATATATTTACGCTGTCTGATGTTGAAGTTAAGCTACGAGCAGCGGACCTAACCCCATCAGATAACATTCAAATCAATGAATACATTCTTGCAGGGAAACCTATTTTAGTGAATTACCGCGTGTTTCATAAAAGTAATCAAGACAAACCGAAAATGTAA